In Nocardia terpenica, the genomic window CCGGATCGTAGCCATTCCAACATGGTTTCTGTGAGCTTGTCCCGGAATGGTTTAGGCAGGTGCAGTATATGCCCCAATCGCACGTTAACGAGCGTTCGCATCAAATTTATGTCCTGAGCAAAGACTACGACTGTCCAATTATCCGTACAGTGAATCAGCCCAGTGGTGGGTATCATGCCGCAAAGGACCGCGCTCAGCAGCACTCGCGCCCATTTCAGCGAATGTTCAGCATCGGCCAATGGGACCGGCGGGCCGACGACGGCTGTTCGACCATGCAGGCTCTGTCCTAGCTCGGCCATGCGTCCTGGGCTGCTGGGGTCGGGCACAAGAAGGCACGGATCGGGACGATCGAGATCACTTAATATGTCTGGCTCAAAGGAAATCGCTGGGCGCAATACTATGTCCTGAGCCGGAAAAACTACTGCTGAAACTGAGCTGGTTAACTGCCATCCTATAGAGTTGGATACATCGTCGACCTCTTGGGGGCTCATCACTACATCCCCTACCAATGCTCGCAAAAGTTTTGTGCGCTGTATCTGTAGTTCGTTTTTAGCTTCGGGGTGGTGTTCCGAATACCCTATCTCAGCCGCTGCTTCGATAGCATCAGCGTACAGAGCTATTGCTTCTGCGAATGCTGCTACGATCTCAGGAGAGAAGGCTGATAGTGCGCCACTCTGCCGGAAATGTCGCCATGCTATGTTTCTACCCAACTGTAGTGCAACCCGTATTTCCTCGAAGCTTCGCCCATCCCGCACCCAGCGCCAACCTAAAGTCCAACATGCATCGAACCACCGGCGCGATGGGCGATCTGAGGAACTTATCAGTTGCAGAAAGTTCTCCGACAGCAGCTCGATGGAATGTGTTAAAAGTGCTGTGTCCAAAGGAGGGCTCTTCTGCAAGCGTTGGCGCACGCTGCTGTTTATTTGATCGCAAATCCCATTCGCGTGATGGCGGAGTACTTCCACAGCCGAAGGAGGCAGGATAGGGAATTGCTGCTGTAGAACCTCGCTACTTTTCACCAGGACCTCCCCTTTGATTCGCGATCGGACGGCGAATTCACATTGGCCAGATAATAAGCTGTCGAGCTATCGCAATAGTTGGTAGTTCTGTCCAGCCGGTCGTCGATGGACGAAGTATGCCGCCGTGTAACTGAGCATCACATAACAAGCAGTAGATCTTGAACTAGCTGTGGATTTCTAGTGGCAATATGACAGAAGTCGAATGAATCTTCTAGTCGGTTGCACATATGATGAGACGATGAACGTCTCGCGGTATCACTAAGAACGGGCGAGTGAGAGGCGAAACTCGGAGTCTCAATGGACCTTCTATCTGCGGATTTGATTGATCTAACATTGTCCGTTCAAACCGGTCGGCAGGAGCCGTCACAAGAGTCTATTGGTCATCTGTCCAATGTCGACACTCAAAGGTAGCCGCAGGGAAGCTATTTAATTAGCCTACGTAAGTATATCTTGGCCGGCCCTGCTACGCGTATTCGGTGGAAAGATACTGGCGTTGGTTGGATCGGAGACGGAAAGTTGTTTCTCAAGTGACAAGACATTTGTGTACCTGTTGGGTCATACTTGATCGAGTGTGCGCTATGTAGATCCTTGCTCGTTCACCGATCCGCGTTGAAGAATGTTGTCAAGCCGAAGCAGCGGTTGTCATAGCCGCTGATGGCTGCGTGTCGGGGATGCGTATGCCGTTCGTAAGTGTTTGGACATGTTCTTCCCGACCCTTCGTACCTACATTTGCGAGG contains:
- a CDS encoding helix-turn-helix domain-containing protein, whose amino-acid sequence is MKSSEVLQQQFPILPPSAVEVLRHHANGICDQINSSVRQRLQKSPPLDTALLTHSIELLSENFLQLISSSDRPSRRWFDACWTLGWRWVRDGRSFEEIRVALQLGRNIAWRHFRQSGALSAFSPEIVAAFAEAIALYADAIEAAAEIGYSEHHPEAKNELQIQRTKLLRALVGDVVMSPQEVDDVSNSIGWQLTSSVSAVVFPAQDIVLRPAISFEPDILSDLDRPDPCLLVPDPSSPGRMAELGQSLHGRTAVVGPPVPLADAEHSLKWARVLLSAVLCGMIPTTGLIHCTDNWTVVVFAQDINLMRTLVNVRLGHILHLPKPFRDKLTETMLEWLRSGRNANIAATRLHVHPQTVRYRLRQLEELFGPQLSDADAHKDMYMALSAYRLLQQMDSADIRKHKESHDTPRLPYLQDEQKSKVHAISIQM